The Vicia villosa cultivar HV-30 ecotype Madison, WI linkage group LG1, Vvil1.0, whole genome shotgun sequence genome includes a region encoding these proteins:
- the LOC131610056 gene encoding endonuclease 2-like has protein sequence MECSKIQLVAILSLIFLVQNIQGWGEEGHAITCKIAQARLTDAAADAVKELLPAYANDDLSSVCTWADRVKFALRWTSALHYADTPPKLCNFNYARDCKDLNGVKDVCVVGAINNYTTQLLDYGKKDTEYNLTQALLFLSHFMGDVHQPLHTGFTTDKGGNTIDVHWYTRKQNLHHVWDANIIETAQERFYDNNIDEYFKDIQTNITKTWKNDVADWEACGSDLATCPDVYASEGVKDACEYAYKDAPEDATLEDDYFLSRLPIVSLRLAQGGVRLAATLNNIFV, from the exons ATGGAGTGTAGCAAAATTCAGTTAGTGGCAATATTGTCACTCATTTTTTTGGTTCAAAACATTCAAGGATGGGGAGAAGAAGGACATGCAATTACTTGTAAGATTGCTCAGGCTCGTCTGACCGATGCCGCGGCAGATGCTGTGAAAGAATTGCTGCCTGCGTATGCGAATGATGATTTGTCAAGTGTTTGTACATGGGCTGATCGCGTCAAGTTTGCTCTTCGTTGGACGTCTGCTTTGCACTATGCTGATACTCCTCCTAAGCTTTGCAATTTCAATTACGCCA GGGATTGCAAGGATTTGAATGGTGTGAAAGATGTATGTGTTGTTGGAGCAATTAACAATTACACCACTCAGCTTCTTGACTATGGCAAAAAAGACACTGAAT ACAATCTTACACAAGCACTTCTTTTCCTTTCTCATTTTATGGGAGATGTTCATCAG CCTCTACATACTGGTTTTACTACAGACAAGGGAGGAAATACAATTGATgttcattggtacacaaggaaaCAAAATCTTCACCAT GTTTGGGATGCTAACATTATTGAAACAGCACAAGAAAGATTCTATGACAATAACATAGATGAATACTTCAAGGACATTCAAACAAATATCACG AAAACATGGAAGAATGATGTAGCAGATTGGGAAGCATGCGGTTCTGATCTGGCCACATGCCCAGATGTTTATGCATCTGAAGGTGTTAAGGATGCTTGTGAATACGCATATAAAGATGCCCCTGAAGATGCTACACTAGAAG ATGATTACTTCCTATCGCGTTTGCCGATAGTCAGTTTGCGATTAGCTCAAGGAGGAGTTCGATTGGCAGCAACcctcaataatatttttgtgtga